The proteins below are encoded in one region of Phaseolus vulgaris cultivar G19833 chromosome 1, P. vulgaris v2.0, whole genome shotgun sequence:
- the LOC137814019 gene encoding uncharacterized protein, protein MEWDLWSSTYDQDASGSNYWSPQHECDFYFGCGPDVIEEDALNMESCIRVLRILITKADTEIDELERDLLLLQKELACVEHEKWPDICCGILNERINQLDMAISTLKNDCADEAEVKLLLDSEPAGTLHEILAQYLDMNILSPVVNVTEHALDKDSSTIDSNKIIKEEGKDLHGTSEISGSLELLLELQKKSDNPEKIEELSEETLVRSPDLGGIILASYHSERMKLSETFDDQVAGNEVRKSQLINTNTGLMDLFCAKSEAKKENEFVKEKDVSPDDFRPAIDISRKKTGPHSILDTSQQQKRGKFNLDKDLCDFAPTAAQRDDSKEPKVAPDEDLKPLNFPLQVVYPKTLCITDTELCSFKDSNGMHTKSALYAGLQLMDEGEGEEHEQDLKSQLTTNLRKSNMLLPSKLKASEKQKLELGALSSREPFDSCTEVIPSTSIIVSTKRQRRSKSCTDVTILNEPMNRKITTRGTVQPDKHETEGRAIVLYDSKFSELQKKRRVTKLPITVDIQNSSVNLDVPNSEGVSLDNKNQLAPHTNKSHSLVDSHDETSSLNSLTLTDLRAMAKEHNVRKYYKLRKVDLVEQLAQRLSSCGT, encoded by the exons ATGGAGTGGGATCTGTGGAGTTCGACGTATGACCAAG ATGCGAGTGGTAGTAATTACTGGTCACCGCAACATGAATGTGACTTCTACTTTGGGTGTGGCCCTG ATGTAATAGAGGAGGACGCCTTGAACATGGAATCCTGTATTCGGGTTTTGAGAATTTTGATCACCAAGGCGGATACTGAGATTGACGAACTTGAAAGAGATCTCTTGTTGCTTCAAAAGGAGTTGGCCTGTGTTGAGCATGAAAAATGGCCTGATATATGCTGTGGAATTCTCAATGAGAGAATCAATCAGCTTGATATGGCGATTAGCACTTTAAAGAATGATTGTGCTGATGAGGCTGAAGTGAAGTTACTGCTAGACAGTGAACCTGCTGGGACACTGCATGAAATACTAGCCCAG TATCTAGATATGAATATCTTGAGTCCAGTTGTGAATGTTACTGAACATGCATTAGACAAAGATTCTAGCACCATTGATTCTAATAAGATCATTAAGGAGGAAGGAAAAGATCTCCATGGAACCTCAGAAATCTCTGGAAGCTTGGAACTTCTTTTGGAGCTTCAAAAGAAATCAGATAATCCTGAAAAGATTGAG GAATTGTCTGAAGAAACACTTGTGAGAAGTCCTGATTTGGGGGGCATTATTCTTGCATCCTACCACTCtgaaagaatgaaattatcagAAACATTTGATGATCAAGTTGCTGGAAATGAAGTCAGAAAAAGCCAACTCATTAATACAAATACAGGTCTAATGGATTTGTTTTGCGCCAAAAGTGAAGCCAAG AAAGAAAATGAATTTGTCAAAGAAAAAGATGTTAGCCCAGATGATTTTAGACCTGCAATTGACATCAGTAGGAAGAAAACGGGTCCACATTCCATTTTAGATACTTCACAACAACAAAAACGAGGAAAATTCAATTTAGACAAAGATCTATGTGATTTTGCTCCAACAGCTGCACAAAGAGACGACAGCAAAGAACCCAAGGTTGCTCCAGATGAAGATTTGAAGCCTCTGAATTTCCCTTTGCAAGTTGTTTATCCTAAAACATTATGTATCACTGATACAGAATTATGCTCCTTTAAAGATAGCAATG GGATGCATACCAAGAGTGCACTGTATGCTGGGTTACAGCTGATGGATGAAGGTGAAGGGGAAGAACATGAACAAGACCTTAAATCCCAACTTACTACTAACCTCAGAAAGTCCAACATGCTTTTACCTTCAAAGCTAAAAGCTTCGGAAAAGCAGAAACTGGAACTAGGGGCATTATCTTCCAGAGAACCATTTGACAGTTGTACGGAAGTTATTCCAAGTACATCTATAATTGTATCAACCAAGAGGCAGCGAAGATCCAAATCCTGTACTGATGTTACCATTTTAAATGAGCCAATGAACCGGAAGATTACTACTAGAGGGACAGTGCAACCAGACAAGCATGAGACTGAAGGTCGTGCTATTGTTCTTTATGATAGTAAATTTTCTGAATTACAAAAGAAACGAAGAGTTACAAAGTTGCCTATCACCGTGGACATACAAAATTCAAGTGTTAATTTAGACGTACCAAATTCAGAGGGGGTTTCTTTGGACAACAAAAACCAGTTAGCTCCTCATACTAACAAGTCACATTCCTTGGTGGATTCCCATGATGAGACCTCATCTTTGAATAGCTTGACATTGACTGATTTGAGGGCCATGGCAAAGGAACACAATGTAAGAAAGTACTATAAGCTTCGAAAAGTAGATTTGGTTGAACAATTAGCTCAGCGACTCAGTAGTTGCGGAACTTAA
- the LOC137814021 gene encoding UDP-URONIC ACID TRANSPORTER 1-like, producing MSTHGSYSMRSKASFENEAKATVKESGGGGSGGKNGKTMSSNSKENLFICFLVTLWYSSNIGVILLNKYLLSNYGFKFPIFLTMCHMSACAVLSYISIVFFKVVPQQMIKSRSQFMKIATLSLVFCASVVGGNVSLRYLAVSFNQAVGATTPFFTAVFAYLATLKREAWVTYGALVPVVAGVVIASGGEPGFHLFGFIMCLSATAARAFKSVLQGLLLSSEGEKLNSMNLLLYMSPIAILVLLPAALIMEPNVVDVTMTLARDHKSMWLLLLLNSITAYAANLTNFLVTKHTSALTLQVLGNAKGAVAVVISILLFRNPVTVVGMGGYTITVMGVAAYGETKRRFR from the exons ATGAGCACACATGGTTCTTACAGCATGAGATCCAAAGCCTCCTTTGAAAATGAAGCCAAGGCCACGGTGAAAGAAAGTGGG GGAGGAGGGAGTGGAGGGAAGAACGGGAAGACAATGTCCTCCAACAGCAAGGAGAATCTCTTCATATGTTTTCTGGTGACACTTTGGTACTCTTCAAACATTGGTGTGATCCTTCTGAACAAGTACCTGCTTTCAAACTATGGGTTCAAGTTCCCCATCTTCCTCACAATGTGCCACATGTCAGCCTGTGCTGTTCTCAGCTATATCTCCATTGTGTTCTTCAAGGTGGTGCCTCAGCAGATGATCAAATCAAGGTCCCAGTTCATGAAGATTGCAACTTTGAGCCTTGTCTTCTGTGCCTCTGTGGTGGGTGGCAACGTCTCCCTCAGGTACCTCGCTGTGTCCTTCAACCAGGCGGTTGGGGCAACCACACCCTTTTTCACTGCTGTCTTTGCCTATTTGGCCACCCTTAAGAGAGAGGCCTGGGTTACCTATGGTGCCCTTGTTCCTGTTGTTGCTGGGGTTGTCATTGCAAGTGGG GGTGAGCCAGGGTTTCACTTATTTGGATTCATTATGTGCCTAAGTGCAACTGCTGCAAGAGCTTTCAAGTCTGTCCTTCAGGGCCTTTTACTTTCTTCTGAAGG GGAAAAGTTGAACTCAATGAATTTGCTCCTGTACATGTCTCCAATCGCAATCCTAGTTTTGTTGCCTGCAGCTCTTATCATGGAACCCAATGTGGTAGATGTCACAATGACGCTTGCAAGGGACCATAAATCTATGTGGCTTCTTCTTTTGCTAAACTCTATCACAGCATATGCAGCAAACTTAACAAACTTCTTGGTGACTAAACATACTAGTGCTCTCACACTCCAG GTTTTAGGCAATGCAAAAGGGGCAGTGGCTGTGGTAATCTCAATACTGCTATTCAGAAACCCTGTGACTGTTGTTGGCATGGGTGGATACACAATTACTGTGATGGGAGTGGCTGCATATGGGGAAACAAAAAGAAGGTTTAGATGA
- the LOC137814022 gene encoding calcium-transporting ATPase 4, plasma membrane-type-like gives MFVWDALQDLTLIILIVCAVVSIGVGIATEGWPNGTYDGVGIVLSIFLVVTVTAVSDYKQSLQFRDLDKEKKKIFVQVTRDGKRQKISIYDIVVGDVVHLSTGDQVPADGIFISGYFLLIDESSLSGESEPVNVDKEKPFLLSGTKVQDGQGKMLVTTVGMRTEWGKLMETINEGGDDETPLQVKLNGVATVIGKIGLAFAILTFVVLTIRFVIEKVHKGEFASWSTDDAMKLLDFFAVAVTIIVVAVPEGLPLAVTLSLAFAMKKLMNEKALVRHLSACETMGSASCICTDKTGTLTTNRMVVTKTWICEKAVQIKGNENVEELKACTPEGVQNILLQAIFQNTSAEVVKDKDGKDTILGTPTESALLEFGCLLGADFDAYAQRREYKILKVEPFNSVRKKMSVLVGLPDGRVRAFCKGASEIILKTCDKIIDCNGEVVDLPEEQANNVFSIINDFASEALRTLCLAFKDINEMHEEANIPDSGYTLIALVGIKDPVRPGVKEAVQTCIAAGITVRMVTGDNIHTAEAIARECGILTEDGVVIDGPKFGDLSSEEMKNIIPRIQVMARSLPLDKYKLVNNLRSMFGEVVAVTGDGTNDAPALREADIGLAMGIAGTEVAKENADVIILDDNFTTIVNVVKWGRSVYINIQKFVQFQLTVNVVALVINFFSACITGSAPLTAVQLLWVNLIMDTLGALALATEPPNDGLLKRPPVARGANFITKPMWRNIIGQSIYQLIILAILNFDGKRILRISGSDATEVLNTLIFNTFVFCQVFNEINSRDIEKINVFRGIFDSWIFLSIIFATVAFQVVIVEFLGTFASTVPLNWQFWVLSVLIGAVSIPIAVILKCIPVEKDTTSKQHHDGYDALPSGPELA, from the exons ATGTTTGTGTGGGATGCACTGCAGGACTTAACTTTGATCATTCTCATTGTTTGTGCTGTAGTTTCTATAGGTGTAGGGATAGCCACTGAAGGGTGGCCAAATGGAACGTATGATGGTGTGGGCATCGTCCTCAGTATATTCTTAGTAGTCACTGTTACAGCTGTCAGTGATTACAAGCAATCCCTGCAGTTCAGGGATTTGgacaaagagaagaaaaagatatttGTTCAGGTCACTAGGGATGGGAAAAGGCAGAAGATCTCAATTTATGATATAGTCGTTGGTGATGTTGTTCATTTGTCAACTGGAGATCAAGTTCCAGCTGATGGAATTTTTATATCAGGATACTTTTTGCTTATTGATGAATCGAGTTTGTCAGGTGAGAGCGAACCAGTAAATGTAGATAAAGAAAAACCGTTTCTTCTCTCAGGAACCAAAGTGCAGGATGGTCAGGGGAAGATGTTAGTTACAACTGTTGGAATGAGGACTGAATGGGGAAAATTGATGGAGACTATTAACGAGGGGGGAGATGATGAGACCCCATTGCAGGTTAAATTAAATGGAGTTGCTACTGTTATTGGTAAAATTGGTTTGGCATTTGCCATTCTGACATTTGTGGTGCTGACCATAAGGTTTGTGATTGAAAAAGTACATAAAGGTGAGTTTGCCAGCTGGTCTACGGATGATGCAATGAAGTTACTGGACTTCTTTGCTGTTGCTGTGACCATAATAGTTGTTGCGGTTCCTGAAGGATTGCCACTGGCTGTGACACTTAGTCTTGCTTTTGCaatgaaaaaattaatgaatGAAAAGGCTCTTGTAAGACATCTTTCTGCTTGTGAGACTATGGGTTCAGCTAGTTGCATTTGCACAGATAAGACAGGGACACTCACCACTAACCGAATGGTGGTTACTAAAACATGGATATGCGAAAAAGCAGTGCAGATAAAAGGTAACGAGAATGTAGAAGAACTGAAAGCATGTACACCTGAAGGAGTTCAAAACATCCTTTTGCAGGCTATATTTCAAAATACTTCTGCTGAAGTAGTTAAGGATAAAGATGGAAAGGACACAATATTGGGAACCCCAACAGAATCAGCATTATTGGAATTTGGCTGCCTTTTGGGTGCTGATTTTGATGCCTATGCCCAGCGTAGAGAGTACAAGATACTCAAAGTTGAGCCATTCAATTCAGTCCGAAAGAAAATGTCTGTGCTTGTGGGTCTTCCTGATGGACGGGTCCGAGCATTCTGCAAAGGTGCATcagaaataatattaaagacGTGTGACAAAATTATTGATTGCAATGGGGAAGTTGTTGATCTTCCCGAAGAGCAGGCAAATAATGTCTTTAGTATTATAAATGATTTTGCCTCCGAAGCTTTGAGAACTCTTTGTTTGGCCTTCAAAGACATAAATGAAATGCATGAGGAAGCCAACATTCCTGATAGTGGCTATACTCTGATAGCATTAGTAGGAATCAAGGATCCTGTACGCCCTGGAGTTAAGGAAGCTGTTCAAACTTGTATAGCTGCTGGAATAACTGTCCGCATGGTTACTGGTGATAACATACATACAGCAGAAGCTATAGCCAGAGAATGCGGTATACTTACTGAGGATGGTGTAGTCATAGATGGTCCAAAGTTTGGTGACCTGTCTTCTGAGGAAATGAAGAATATCATACCTAGGATCCAG GTGATGGCACGATCCTTACCGCTCGACAAGTACAAGTTGGTAAACAATTTGAGGAGTATGTTTGGGGAGGTTGTTGCTGTTACTGGTGATGGAACTAATGATGCTCCAGCACTGCGGGAGGCAGACATTGGACTTGCAATGGGCATAGCAGGAACTGAG GTTGCAAAAGAAAATGCTGATGTCATTATCCTGGATGATAACTTCACAACTATTGTCAATGTTGTCAAGTGGGGACGTTCAGTATATATAAACATTCAAAAATTCGTGCAGTTTCAATTGACAGTTAATGTTGTTGCTCTGGTTATCAACTTCTTTTCTGCATGCATCACAG GATCTGCTCCACTCACGGCTGTTCAGTTGCTTTGGGTCAACTTGATCATGGACACTCTTGGTGCATTAGCCCTAGCAACTGAACCTCCTAATGATGGACTTTTGAAAAGACCCCCTGTTGCAAGGGGAGCAAACTTCATCACCAAACCTATGTGGAGGAATATCATTGGTCAAAGTATATACCAATTAATTATCCTTGCGATTTTAAATTTTGACGGGAAGAGGATCCTCAGAATTAGTGGTTCGGATGCAACAGAAGTGCTCAACACTTTGATATTCAACACCTTTGTATTTTGCCAG gTGTTCAATGAGATAAACAGCAGagatattgaaaaaataaacgTATTCAGAGGCATTTTCGACAGCTGGATATTTTTGTCGATAATTTTCGCCACTGTAGCATTTCAAGTGGTGATAGTTGAATTCCTTGGAACGTTTGCCAGCACCGTGCCTCTAAACTGGCAATTCTGGGTACTAAGTGTGTTAATCGGAGCAGTTAGCATTCCTATAGCTGTTATCCTCAAGTGCATCCCTGTTGAAAAAGATACTACCAGTAAGCAGCACCATGATGGTTATGACGCATTGCCATCTGGTCCCGAGCTTGCATAA